From the Nitrospira sp. genome, the window TTGACCGACAGCACTATGCGAGACTGACTTTCTCCAAAGAGCACGGCATCGCGGCGCAAACCATCAACTGACAATTGTACCATAGCCCCCAAATTCCCATTCGGACCTGACATACAACATTCGGCCAGGGCGACGGCGAGTCCTCCATCAGAGCAATCGTGAGCTGACTGCAGCAACCCTGCGCGGATCAGGCGAATCGTACAAGCCTGCACCGCCTGCTCCTCCTGAAGATTGAGCAGGGGCGGCGATCCCTGTTCGCGATGGTGCATTACTTTGAGATATTCCGTCCCACCCAAATCTTCACGCGTCCGTCCCAGCAAAAGGATCACGTCATCGGAAGTTTTGAACCACTGCGTCACCGTGCGTTCAGCCTCTTCGATCAAACCCACCATGCCGATCATCGGGGTGGGATAAATCGACAGCTCGTTGGTCTCATTGTACAGGCTCACGTTTCCACTGACGATGGGCACACCAAACGCCTCGCAGGCATCCTTAAGACCTTCAATGGCCAGCACCAACTGCCACATGACTTCCGGCCGCTGAGGATTACCAAAATTCAGGCAATCCGTGACACCGATCGGTTCCGCTCCCGAACAGGCCAGATTGCGCGCACACTCTGCGATGGCGATCTTGGCGCCTTCATACGGATTCAGCAGGCAGTATCGACCGTTGCAGTCGACCGATAGCGCCAACGCTTTGTTCGTGCCCTTCACTCGTAAGACCGCTGCATCCGATCCTGGACGCACCATGGTGTTGGTACGCACCATGTGATCGTATTGCTCGTACACCCAGCGCTTGCTGGCAATGCTGGGCGAGGCCAAGAGGGCGAGCAATGCTGCGTTGGCATCCTTCACGTCAGGTAGTGCGTCATAATTCAGCGCCTGCAACATATCCTGATACGCTGGTGGCGCGCTGGGCCGGTCGTATCGTGGAGCGTCATCGGCCAGAGCCTTAGCTGGAATCTCCGCCACCACTTGCCCATTCTCTTTCAGCACAACCTTGCCCGTATCGGTCACACGGCCGATCACGGCGACGTCCAAGTCCCACTTACGACAAACCGTGATGACCTCCTCCTCACGACCAGCCTTGGCCACCATCAGCATGCGCTCTTGCGATTCCGACAGCATGATCTCGTATGGAGTCATGCCCGGCTCACGGCGCGGCACGTGCGCCAACTCCAATTCAACGCCGGTCCCCTCTCGGGAAGCCATTTCACAAGCGGAACTCGTCAAACCCGCAGCGCCCATGTCCTGAATCCCGACCAGACAATCACCGGCCATGAGTTCCAGGCACGCCTCCAACAACAGCTTCTCCGTGAAGGGATCGCCGACTTGCACGGTCGGTCGCTTCTGTGCAGCCGCATCATCGAACGAGTCCGAGGCCATGGTCGCGCCGTGAATCCCATCCCGTCCGGTCTTCGATCCGAAGTAGATCACCGGATTGCCCACGCCGGCCGCCTTTCCGAGAAAAATCTTGTCCTTCTTCGCGATGCCCAGGCAAAACACGTTCACCAACGGATTCAGTGCATAAATGTCGTTGAAGACGATCTCGCCTCCCACCGTTGGCACTCCCATGCAATTCCCGTAGCCCGCAATGCCCGCCACGACCCCCTTCAGGAGATGGCGCGTGTTTGGAGTATCCAACGCCCCAAATCTCAGAGAATTTAACAGCGCGATGGGCCGGGCCCCCATCGTAAAGATGTCGCGCAGAATCCCTCCGACCCCGGTCGCCGCTCCCTGATAGGGCTCGATGAAGGACGGATGGTTGTGCGACTCCATCTTGAACACCGCACAGAGGCCGTCACCAATATCGACCGCGCCAGCATTTTCCCCCGGTCCCTGCACAACTCGCGGCCCGGTCGTCGGGAGTTTCTTCAGATGGATGCGCGAGCTCTTGTAGGAACAGTGCTCGCTCCACATTGCGGAGAACATACCCAGCTCGGTCCAGTTGGGTTCACGTCCGAGAATGCTGAGAATTTTTTTGTATTCCTCCTCGCTCAGCTTATGCTGCTCGAGGATGGCCGGCGTCACAACAAAGGCTTTCATACGTTACACATGCTCAAGGATAGAGGGTTACGGCGAGTCCGGGGTCACGGCACATCCGCAGGCCTATCAGGCCCGAACCAGCCTGCTCTGTAACTCGGACTTGCCGAACGCACTCAACATGGACAGGAAAATCAACCGTCCGTCTTCGTTGCCCAGGATCGTTTCTGCGTTTCGCTCCGGATGAGGCATCATTCCCAGCACATTTCCATCGGCATTCATGATACCGGCAATGTTATCCAACGAGCCGTTCGGATTTGCCGCGGACGTCACCTTCCCGTCTTCAGTACAATAATGGAACAGCACCTGCGCATTGGCTTTGAGGCCCCCGAGCGAAACCGGATCGGTATAGTAGTTGCCGTCGGCATGAGCGATTGGGAGCTTCAACACCTGACCGGATTCACACCGGTGAGTGAACCGGGTCGCGGCATTTTCCACTTTCACATATACATCCTTGCAGATGAAATTCAGGGACGTGTTGCGCAGCATCACACCGGGTAACAAACCGGCCTCGAGGAGAATTTGAAAACCGTTGCAGATGCCGATCACCAGGCCGCCCTTGTTGGCAAATGCCTTGACGGCTCCCATCACCGGAGAAAATCGCGCAATCGCACCTGTTCGCAGATAGTCTCCGTACGAAAACCCGCCCGGCAACACGATCGCATCAAGCCCTGACAACAGCGTTTCCTTGTGCCAGACCATCTCCACAGACTGGCCCAAAACATCTTTAAAGATGTACGCGCAATCGTGATCACAATTGCTGCCGGGAAATACCACGACGCCGATGTTCATCCCACCTACCTCACCAATTCTTGCACCGAGGCCACGAACCGCGTTCGCACCGCGCCTCTCGCACGCATAGCCTCCGTAGCCATCCGCCGCGCGAGCGGCAGCCCACGCTTTCCATCCGGAAATGTCACTGGAGCTCGTATCGATAGTCCTCGATGACCGTATTCGCAAGCAACTGCTCGCACATCTGCTTCACTTGCGCGTCGGCCTTGGCGCGGTCCGGCTCATTCAGGTCCACTTCCATGTACTTGCCTACCCGCACATTTGCGGCATGCGTGAATCCGAGCGAGTCCAACGCGTGTTCAATGGCCTTCCCCTGCGGATCCAAGATTCCCTGCTTCAACGTCACATGAATTTTGGCTTTCATTGTATCTTTCCCGCCTGCTGCAGTGCCTTCATACTGCTCTTCACGTATCTGCGTATCCAGAAAATGACGCCCACTGTCCCGAGCCCCGCCAGCGACAGCAGAATGAACGCCCAACGCCAGGGCGACTCCTCGAGATGGTAGGCCATCATCGCAACCGTGGCGGCCCAAACCAAAATCGCCAGCACTAAGCCGTAATTCAGGAAGAGCTGCAGGAACCGGCTCATCCACACACCCGCTTCAACACCTCCTGATAGGCCTCTTCGATCTTTCCCAAGTCCTTGCGGAACCGGTCCTTATCCATCGATTCCTTCGTAGTCTGATCCCAGAACCGGCAGGTGTCGGGAGACACTTCGTCGGCCAGAATCAGGCGATTGTGAAACACGCCGAACTCCAGCTTAAAATCAACCAAGAGCATTCGCCGTTCTTTGAAAAACGGCAGCAACACCGCGTTGATCTTGTGGCCCAACTCCCGCATCTCCCGCAGCACCGCCGGAGTGGCCACATTCAGCAGGCGCAGATGATCGTCGTTCACCAACGGATCTCCCAACGCATCATCCTTGTAATAAAATTCGATGATGGCCGGCTCGATCGCCGCGCCGTCCTTCAGCCCCAGCCGCTTGGCCAAACTGCCCGCGACCACATTCCGAACCACGACCTCAACGGGTACGATCGTGACTTTCTTGGTGAGCATCTCGCGATCGCTGACACGTTCGATGAAATGGGTCGCGATGCCATGCTGTTCGAGGAGTCGGAACACGCGCTCCGACACCTTGTTGTTGACCACGCCCTTCTCGACGATGGTCCCGCGTTTCTGCGCATTAAAGGCCGTCGCGTCATCCTTAAAATATTGCAACACCTGATCCGGCCGCTCGGTCGCGAAAATCTTCTTAGCCTTGCCTTCGTAAATCATGGTCCCCGTTGGTTCGCCAGCCATCTCCGCTCCTCCACCTACTACCGCGCGAACAACTCCAAGATGTCATCCAGCGGCCTGATCGTGCCCAACAACGTCGGATGACCGAATCGCCGGTCATGCCGATACTCTTTCACCTGCTCCAGCGAACGGATCAGAGACTGAAAGTCTTCGAGCTTGTCTGTCTCAAAGTAGGTGATGAAGTCGAAATCGTCGAGACCACTCGAGTGATACAGCTTTCGTTTCACCGTCGCGCGATACGGCAGCGCTGCCTGCGTGTGCTCCTGCATGAGCGCTCCACGGCTCACCTGATCGAGGGCCCACCAATCAGCATCTTTTCTGATCGGGATGACGATCGCATAGGATTTGGTGCCGCCCTCGCCTGGCGCCAGCAATTCCTGTTTCATGTCCTCAGGAAACCCGGGCACGTAGGTCGCCTTCCTGGTCAAACCGTGCAAATAGCTCGTGGCAACCAGATGTCGCCCGAAGCGGGTACCCAGCAGAGAGGCGAGAAATTGCTGCGTATCCGACAAGGCATGCGCATGGACGCGGAACATCAAGTCGGCATGGTCAGAGAGGCCGCGGAGCAGATACGATTCGATCACGATCTTATGCGAGAATTGCTCGATCAATCCCTTGACCTCAGACACGGCGATGACACGCGCTTCGCCAGTGAGATCCCACCAGTCGTGATCCATCTGGAACGCGGCGAAGGTGCCGTAGATACCAGGCTGGGTCAACAAAGCATCCCGATCGGTCGCCTGAACCGGCAAGGCGGTCGCCCCGAACATCAGCGCCACCATTAATACTATTCTCATCATGGGCCTGGGCATCATGAGCGCCTCCTTCGGCGTCGCCTCGCCGGAATCGCACGGGCGCCGAAGACCCGGCGGAATACCTGATCGAGATGCCGCAGATAATACATGGGATCGAAACAGGCGGTGATCTCGGTCGGCTTCAAATGAGTCGTGATGAACGGATCACGCCGAACCAATTCTTGAAATCCAACCCCGCCTTTCCAGGCGGTCATGGCATTGCGTTGCACCGCCTCGTACGATTCTTTGCGCTGCGCCCCCTTGTCGATCAAGGCCAGCAAGAGTCGTTGCGAATACACCAGTCCCCCGGTCAAGTCGAGGTTCCGCTGCATGCGCTCAGGGTACACCACCAGGTTCTTCACCAGGTCCGTGACGCGAGCCAACATGTAATCGACCAGAATAGTGCTATCAGGCATGATCACCCGCTCCACTGAAGAGTGGCTGATATCCCGTTCATGCCACAGCGCCACATTTTCGAGCGCCGCCAGACTATTGCCGCGTACGAGACGTGCCAGACCGCACAGATTCTCCGACGCAATCGGATTGCGCTTGTGCGGCATCGCCGAGGACCCCTTCTGCCCTTCTGAAAAGTACTCCTCCGCCTCCAGCACCTCCGTCCGCTGCAAGTGGCGGATTTCGGTTGCGATCTTCTCAATGGTGGCGGCCAGCAACGCCAGTGCGGAGGCATAGGCCGCATGCCGGTCGCGTTGCACGATCTGGTTCGAAACAGGATCTGAGGCCAGCCCCATCTTGGCGCAGACATACTCTTCGATTTCAGGGCCTTGATGCGCAAACGTTCCCATCGCACCGGACAGTTTACCGACGGCAATGTCTTTTCTCGCCGCTTGCAGCCGCGTCCGGTGCCGGCAGGCCTCTTCGTACCAAATCGCCAACTTGAAGCCGAACGAGACGGGCTCGCCATGGATGCCATGTGACCGGCCCACCATGACCGTATGGCGGTGCTCCAGCGCGCGCTTCTTCAAAACCGCAATCAACTCGTCGAGATCTTCGAGAATCAGGTCCAGCGCTTCGGTCATTTGCACCGCAAGGGACGTGTCCACGATATCGGACGAAGTCAGCCCCATGTGCAGAAACCGATGCTCGGGCCCGACGGAATCCATGAGCGATTCGAGAAAAGCAATCACATCATGCTTCGTGACCTTTTCGATCTCGGCGATGCGCGCCACGTCGATCTTGGCCTTTTTACGGATCTTGGCGCTGGTACCTCGCGGAATCTGACCGGCCCACTCAAATGCGGCACAGGCCTGTAGTTCCACTTCCAACCAAATCTCATATTTATGCCTCAGATCCCAGATGGCGCTCATCCGGGGGCGAGTATATCGATCGATCATCTCTTCCTCGTTATTCGTCGCTCGTGAAGCGTCGTTCGGTCAAGAAGTCCAAAGGGGAAATCCCCGCGAACGACGTTTCACGTTTCACGCGTCACATCACTGTCGGAACCCACCACCGGCAGTTCCGGGAAGGCACGTTTTCGTTCCAATCGCGCATCCTTCCCCAACACCTTGTCGAGAATCCCGTTCACAAACTTCGACGCTTCCTCATCACCGAAACATTTCGCCAGTTCGATCGCTTCATTCAGCGTGACCTTGGCCGGCACCTCAGGGACATGCAGCAACTCAAAACAGCCCAGGCGCAAAATGTTCCGGTCGATGATCGGCATGCGGTCCACTTTCCAATTGGTCGCATACGAGCCGATCAGCGCATCCAACTCCTTCACATGAGTTCGGACGCCGGCCACCAGCCGCTCCGCGAACGTCCGCAATTCCTCGGTAAGCGGATACTGGACCCAAAAGTCGTCCAGCCATGGACCTGGCCGGCCATGAATATCGTATTGAAAGAGAATTTGTACGGCCCGTTCCCGGGCTTGATGTCGAGAGGCCATAGTGCCACGCTGGTCAGCGTTTCGCCCTCACGGCCGAACGCCCGACCCGTCGCGCGGAGACAGCAGCAGGCGGCACGTCCCCGGTCACATCCTTTTT encodes:
- the purL gene encoding phosphoribosylformylglycinamidine synthase subunit PurL; its protein translation is MKAFVVTPAILEQHKLSEEEYKKILSILGREPNWTELGMFSAMWSEHCSYKSSRIHLKKLPTTGPRVVQGPGENAGAVDIGDGLCAVFKMESHNHPSFIEPYQGAATGVGGILRDIFTMGARPIALLNSLRFGALDTPNTRHLLKGVVAGIAGYGNCMGVPTVGGEIVFNDIYALNPLVNVFCLGIAKKDKIFLGKAAGVGNPVIYFGSKTGRDGIHGATMASDSFDDAAAQKRPTVQVGDPFTEKLLLEACLELMAGDCLVGIQDMGAAGLTSSACEMASREGTGVELELAHVPRREPGMTPYEIMLSESQERMLMVAKAGREEEVITVCRKWDLDVAVIGRVTDTGKVVLKENGQVVAEIPAKALADDAPRYDRPSAPPAYQDMLQALNYDALPDVKDANAALLALLASPSIASKRWVYEQYDHMVRTNTMVRPGSDAAVLRVKGTNKALALSVDCNGRYCLLNPYEGAKIAIAECARNLACSGAEPIGVTDCLNFGNPQRPEVMWQLVLAIEGLKDACEAFGVPIVSGNVSLYNETNELSIYPTPMIGMVGLIEEAERTVTQWFKTSDDVILLLGRTREDLGGTEYLKVMHHREQGSPPLLNLQEEQAVQACTIRLIRAGLLQSAHDCSDGGLAVALAECCMSGPNGNLGAMVQLSVDGLRRDAVLFGESQSRIVLSVKPEQAETVLNQIWDAGVPAARIGTVGGSRFVLRVEGDQRTEGCTIDLSLNDLHDRWASAIPRALGQD
- the purQ gene encoding phosphoribosylformylglycinamidine synthase subunit PurQ, yielding MNIGVVVFPGSNCDHDCAYIFKDVLGQSVEMVWHKETLLSGLDAIVLPGGFSYGDYLRTGAIARFSPVMGAVKAFANKGGLVIGICNGFQILLEAGLLPGVMLRNTSLNFICKDVYVKVENAATRFTHRCESGQVLKLPIAHADGNYYTDPVSLGGLKANAQVLFHYCTEDGKVTSAANPNGSLDNIAGIMNADGNVLGMMPHPERNAETILGNEDGRLIFLSMLSAFGKSELQSRLVRA
- the purS gene encoding phosphoribosylformylglycinamidine synthase subunit PurS; amino-acid sequence: MKAKIHVTLKQGILDPQGKAIEHALDSLGFTHAANVRVGKYMEVDLNEPDRAKADAQVKQMCEQLLANTVIEDYRYELQ
- a CDS encoding phosphoribosylaminoimidazolesuccinocarboxamide synthase, encoding MAGEPTGTMIYEGKAKKIFATERPDQVLQYFKDDATAFNAQKRGTIVEKGVVNNKVSERVFRLLEQHGIATHFIERVSDREMLTKKVTIVPVEVVVRNVVAGSLAKRLGLKDGAAIEPAIIEFYYKDDALGDPLVNDDHLRLLNVATPAVLREMRELGHKINAVLLPFFKERRMLLVDFKLEFGVFHNRLILADEVSPDTCRFWDQTTKESMDKDRFRKDLGKIEEAYQEVLKRVCG
- a CDS encoding chlorite dismutase family protein, encoding MMPRPMMRIVLMVALMFGATALPVQATDRDALLTQPGIYGTFAAFQMDHDWWDLTGEARVIAVSEVKGLIEQFSHKIVIESYLLRGLSDHADLMFRVHAHALSDTQQFLASLLGTRFGRHLVATSYLHGLTRKATYVPGFPEDMKQELLAPGEGGTKSYAIVIPIRKDADWWALDQVSRGALMQEHTQAALPYRATVKRKLYHSSGLDDFDFITYFETDKLEDFQSLIRSLEQVKEYRHDRRFGHPTLLGTIRPLDDILELFAR
- a CDS encoding adenylosuccinate lyase encodes the protein MIDRYTRPRMSAIWDLRHKYEIWLEVELQACAAFEWAGQIPRGTSAKIRKKAKIDVARIAEIEKVTKHDVIAFLESLMDSVGPEHRFLHMGLTSSDIVDTSLAVQMTEALDLILEDLDELIAVLKKRALEHRHTVMVGRSHGIHGEPVSFGFKLAIWYEEACRHRTRLQAARKDIAVGKLSGAMGTFAHQGPEIEEYVCAKMGLASDPVSNQIVQRDRHAAYASALALLAATIEKIATEIRHLQRTEVLEAEEYFSEGQKGSSAMPHKRNPIASENLCGLARLVRGNSLAALENVALWHERDISHSSVERVIMPDSTILVDYMLARVTDLVKNLVVYPERMQRNLDLTGGLVYSQRLLLALIDKGAQRKESYEAVQRNAMTAWKGGVGFQELVRRDPFITTHLKPTEITACFDPMYYLRHLDQVFRRVFGARAIPARRRRRRRS
- the nusB gene encoding transcription antitermination factor NusB, yielding MASRHQARERAVQILFQYDIHGRPGPWLDDFWVQYPLTEELRTFAERLVAGVRTHVKELDALIGSYATNWKVDRMPIIDRNILRLGCFELLHVPEVPAKVTLNEAIELAKCFGDEEASKFVNGILDKVLGKDARLERKRAFPELPVVGSDSDVTRET